The sequence below is a genomic window from Microtus ochrogaster isolate Prairie Vole_2 unplaced genomic scaffold, MicOch1.0 UNK271, whole genome shotgun sequence.
TGATCTGGACCTGTAGCTCTATGATTTTCATTTGGTAGAGAACAcactttatattaattatattcaaGTTATCACTAACAAAActtctttctgttactgtgaaaggtaattatatttctttttctagaaaacaaagaaataaaacacacaatgCCAAGGCCACTTGAATTTATAAGTGAAAATCAACCTAGTGTATAGCACATTCATCAAGAAACTGAAGTTGACTGAATACGATAATCCCAGAAATACAAAGGTCAAGGGAGGAGTTTCAAGAAGTTCCATGCCAGTTAAGATTAACAGAAGGAAACCTTGTCTGAACTTCTCTCCTTTATGAAATAGATATAACACAGTGACAACTAAATATTTTTCACTTCTAAGTCAGTGCATTAGTCATAGAACTCTGTTTCGTTCTTGGTAGGATAGAACTGTGGAGACATGGGTTCATGTCAGTGTTGACTTGTAAGAGACTGGGTCACTGATGACCTGCTTTTATATTTGCCTGAATGGATGTATGTCATATAAACTTCAATTTATCTTAGAATTTCCTCTTTTCTAATGAATTTTTATGTATGCTGCTACACAGCACATCTCTGTGAATATCAGAAGAGGCAGTCtattcaattttgtctgtttgattattttgactcagggtctcactatgtagttctgactgtcctggaatgattatgtagactaggctggccttgaactcacaatgccCTGCCTATCTCTACATCCTGGGTTCGAGGATTAACACATTTATTACCATGTTTAATTTATGTAGTGTATTCTCAAAGAATGCATTCAGAGGTCCTTGGTTAGATGCCACTTctttcacatatattttaaaatttgtctttgaaGATATTTACACAAGAGTGAGATTGTGCACAAGCAATTGGCCATTGACTCCAGCAAAAACATTTGAGCCAACGGGAATACCATTAACAGTGTGTCACATATGTAACTTATCCTTTTTCTTATCAATGACTGGTGTTTCAAGCCAGTTTTACTTTGGATTTCTTCTACTACATTATCACATCTGGCAACAGATCTAATTAGAATACTGGACATTCCCTGTTTATTTCACATTTAATGTGATTGGTTATAAATTTCATGAGTCTACCAAACAGAACATatacctttttttctcttccctgcaCCTAGTGAATAATTCTGAATGTGAGTGTAAAATCTGGTGAGCTGTATCTCTTAATTTAACATTATGTAGCTCATCATTTTACCCCCAGGATTAGAGTATTTTATactatattgtaaatattttttcctacAAGAATTTAGAAACATTCACTTTGTTGAGGTAAAATGTACATTGTTTAAGCTGAAATGTTGCATGACATGGACAGCATGGAAGTTTTTCCATTTGAAGCTGCAGATCGAAGTCTGTTTTCCAGCAATATGATGAATAAGGAACAGTTTATTCTGGGATCTAGAAGTTAGCATTCTTTCCACTTGAACTGAATTGCTGATTGCCTCATCATTGAATTATGGTCTTATTTCTAATGCTGAACATTTTAAGAAACTCACTCCATAAACATGAAAACTGTAGACTTCAACAATTTCAATGAAAGTTATTACAGATGGCATGTGTTTTGAGACTCTCTTGTTAACTTATAAACTGCATTTTCAATCTTGAACTCGGTTGTGTGTCCTCCAAGAGGACAGGTCAGAAAATTTCATGATTTGCATAACTTGAATGACTTGGCACAGGGACATAAttgtcaaaatttaaaagaagaaatgctgAATGACAGAATGGACTCAAGGAGCTTGGCAGTAGGTATAGTGCTTTTACTTCAGAGTACACTTGGAATTCTAGGAAACgtatcttttcttttctactaCTTACTCATTTACTATCATGAACACAAGTTAAAGACTGTAGACTTAATTCTTGCACATGTGTTCATAGCCAACTCCTTGGCCATTCTTTCAAAAGGAGTGCctcaaatattaaaagttttttcATGGAAACATTTCTTCAATGATGTTTCATGTGAACTTATTTTATATGTTCTTAGACTGAGCAGGAGCATGTCCATCAGTATCACATGCATCTTGAGTATTTTCCAGGCCATTACTATCAGTCCTATTGACTCCTATTGGAAAGGTATTAAATTCAAAGTACCAAAatatgtttgttgttttatttacatCCTCTGGATCCTGAACATAGTAATAAATATGGTTTTCCCCATGTGTGCATCTACCAAAAGACATAGcaaaaataagacacaaaagaGAGATTTTGAATTCTGTTCCTCTCTTAGTCGTGACATAATAGTAGATTCACTGTTCACAGCATTTTGGGTGTTCcctgaagttttattttctatactCATTGTATGTTCCAGCATCTCCATGATTGTCATACTTTACTGGCACAAGAAGAGGGTTCAACATATACTCAGTACTCATACCTTCCCGAGAATCTCTCCTGAATCCAGAGCCAGACAGACCATTTTGGTCTTGGTTTGCACCTTTATAGCTTTTTATACCCTCTCCTCCATTTTGCATGGCTACATTGCTCTTTCTCATAATTTAAATTGGTGGTTATTAAATATCACAGTCATCATTTCCCTGTGTTTTCCTACTTTAAGCCCCTATATAATAAGTCATGATTCTATTATTTCCAGATTTTGCTGTTTTctagattaaaaatataaaactgaagtAATTTTATCATAATCATGTAAATTGTATTATTGCAATGTTGTACATCTAAAAGTTTAGGTATCTCACATCCTGCAAAACATACACAAGAACTGTGAAAGTCAGAAAACATACTATCAGTGTGATCATGTAGGAGAGACACATTAGGTTCAATCACTACATGAAGTGCAATtggcatgtgataattgtttggAAAAGGAGAGGGTCAGTTTCCTTTAACAGTGTTGCTGCTCTGTAGGTTAAGCACATTCAGGAATAGGGTCTACACTCAATAATACCAGTTGAACACAGATTTTATTTGGTAAGTTCACAAATAAAATAGGTGAGTAGGTAGGTAGGGATTTATCTGAAAGAAAATTTGGGAGACATGTTGAATATGATCTAAATACTTTGCATGTAAATATTAATGAGTTGATAAGACTACTTAAATTTGTGGCGGAAGTCACTTGTCTCTTTAAGGTACAGTCTAGGCGTTTGGGTTCTCATCTGGTACTTTTAGGAGCAAGTAGTGGTGAATGCTATGATGTTCTACCCTGTATAAACATATCCTATATGCAGAAATCTTAAGTAGTATTTCTTGAGGCTAAGTAACGGGGTTAAATTacagattctttatttattttttaacattatttttcattgattatttggtaatttcacTTCATGGACCCTAATTCTATGCCATTTCCCACTCCTGCCATGTCCACCATCCAACTTTGTAGCCTCCTCCccgaaaataatataaaaacaaacacacaaacaagcagaaaTCCACTTTTCTCCCATCTATGTCTCTGCATCacatatccatttcttttatcaaCCTTGGGAACTGTTGTGTGTCATGAAGTATACCCTTTTActcaaacagctttacttgcaaatgttcattgcagtgagttgTTGGGCTGACATCTGGTATActatcaatactggaccctcagcAAAACCTCTTgaggatatcctgctgttgtgcctagtcatggagatcctgaCTCTATGGTTCTGTAGAACTGGTGCCCTCATTCATTCCTCAGGTCATAGATGCAGTAGATGTTGTATTGGGCCAATTCAAAGGCTTGGATATGGTGCTAGGTGGTAGCTGACCTAATTAGTCTGGGTCTCCACTGTGACCAAACTATCATATGAGGGCTAAGGACAGCACTCCCATGCCCACATCATCTTGGCCTGCTCTCATGTACACATGGTGATGAGTGGGATCAATGGTCCCACATTTGGGGCTAACTCTCTTGTTGTGATGGCTGGCAAGGGGAGATAATTTCATCCAGGCCCAGAGATTAGGGGTCTGTTCTCATTGTAAAGGCCACTCTACCTTGATACTGTTTGTGATGGGAGGGTGGGACCTATTATCTGAAGCGCAGACCACTGGGGCCAGCTCTCATTGTCTGGTCTTAAAACAGAGTATGGACATCAGCACACCAGATGCAATAGACCCATGTCATGGCCCTCAGTAGCAGTTTGTCTCCAGGTACCACCATGGCCCATCGTATCAGCACAGACCATTTGGATATGTATGGTCCTGGAAGCAGTGTTTCTGTTGGACATCAGTGTGGACATTTGCAACCCTTTTGTGGTAACACAGCCTGACCCTGGCTACAATAGGGAAATGGATCCAGACAGAGCACTTGGCTGCAGTTTGGCCTGATATCACTATTAACTTGGAATCAGCTTAGCTCTTGGACCTCAAGAAAACCTCAGGTGTGTATCCAGCTCAAGGACAACTGTATGGCCTTGCAGGTATCATGAAAAaaggacatcaacacagacttcAGCTGCAGTAGGTTCACAGAACCACACATGGTTTTTAGCGGCATCacaaaaaataacacattttttcCAGGTGACAACATAGGCCACATGTATCAGCCTGTTCCCTACCTCTGCTTCAGTCTCACTTCTCTCCACAGTACACAAACttattctttcccattttctacTACAAACCTTTCATCTTAGAGGTATGCCCCTGCAGAGGCCTTAGTTCCCTGGGTTGACCTGTGGGTGGCTTCTACCTGTACCGGATATCAGATTATTAAGAGAACAGAGCAACCATATCACCAAGAAAATATTGACACAAATACTGAAATCTATGAAGATATGAAGTgcaaaaattcagaaacaaaaaggataaTATCCTCACATATACTTTATACAGAAAAAGTCTACAGAATAAACAGATCCCGTGCAAAGGACATTCTCCAGCAAACTTGTTGAAGAGATGAACTTTGGTAAATATTGTTACAAAGGTTTATGTTATTGAGAGATCTTCACGGTAAATAGCatttagtgtttctttttctttaaattaattaactGAATAACTTCATGCATTGATTAGCATCTGTTAATACCTGCCTTGTGTTCCACTATCCTATCCTGAGGAACTGTGCACCAGACAGCACTCTCATATCTATGAAGAATTGTTATAGTACTAGCCACGAGGGTGATAGAGTTATGAAACAGAATGATACAGTGAGACAGGTAGACAAGAGAGAGCAGAAATCCATGATTGTGATGTAAGTAGACTAGAAGATCTCTTTATATTTGGCAGATGTTAAGAGATGAAGGTGGTCCCAAACAGATATGGCCAAGAATTACCCTCTTCTTGCTGATACATCTTACTTAACAAAGTTTCCAGAACATATTTAATTAGTGTCATCAGTGTGGTTTCAAGAATTCAACCACCaagtgtgctgtgtgtttgtgtgtgggtgaatGTTATTCAAGCTGTAAGAGTAAAGGCAATGAATCTTGGGCTAAGATGATTAAAAGACAGT
It includes:
- the LOC102002464 gene encoding vomeronasal type-1 receptor 4-like; the protein is MLNDRMDSRSLAVGIVLLLQSTLGILGNVSFLFYYLLIYYHEHKLKTVDLILAHVFIANSLAILSKGVPQILKVFSWKHFFNDVSCELILYVLRLSRSMSISITCILSIFQAITISPIDSYWKGIKFKVPKYVCCFIYILWILNIVINMVFPMCASTKRHSKNKTQKRDFEFCSSLSRDIIVDSLFTAFWVFPEVLFSILIVCSSISMIVILYWHKKRVQHILSTHTFPRISPESRARQTILVLVCTFIAFYTLSSILHGYIALSHNLNWWLLNITVIISLCFPTLSPYIISHDSIISRFCCFLD